The Gemmatimonadota bacterium nucleotide sequence ACGTCGGGCGACCAGCCCAAGCCGGAGTCGAGGCGAGCCGAGTCCGGCCACCGACCGGGCACGGTGCCCGCGCCCACCCCCGCTCCCGGCATGGTTCCGGGCGTCCACCACGTGGTGGCGGTGAGTTCGGGCAAGGGCGGCGTGGGCAAGTCCACCGTGGCCGCCAACCTCGCCGTCGCGCTGGCGGCAAAGGGCGCTGCGGTGGGGCTGCTGGACGCCGATGTCTACGGCCCCAACATCCCGCTTCTGTTCGGCGAGACGGGTCGGCCGCGGGTGACAGGCACGCGCGGCCAGGAGCGCATCGTGCCGATGGAGGCGCACGGCGTACGCCTGATGAGCATCGGCTTCCTGATGGATGCGGATCAGCCCGCGATCATGCGCGGACCCCTGATCTCGGGCATCCTGAAGCAGTTTCTGGAGCAGGTGGAGTGGGGTGAGCTGGACTACCTGGTGGTGGACATGCCGCCCGGCACGGGCGACGCGCAGCTGTCCCTCGCGCAGTCGATCGCCATCGACGGGGCGGTGATGGTCACGACCCCCCAGGACGTGTCCACGGCGGACGTGCGGCGCGGCATACGCATGTGGGAACGGGTGCGCACGCCGGTGCTCGGCGTGGTCGAGAACATGGCCGGGTTCGTGTGCACCAGCTGCGGCGAGCAGCACGACATCTTCGGCGCCGGGGGCGGCGCCCGGCTGGCCGAGGAGATGGGCGTGGCCTTCCTCGGAAGCGTCCCGCTGGACACCGGCGTGCGGCGCTCCGGCGATGAGGGCTCACCCACCGTGCTCGTGGCACCCGAATCGGCCGCGGCCGAGGCGTTCGAGGCGGTCGCCGAGCGCGTCCGCGAGAGCGTCGAGGCCGCGGTGCACGTAGGGGCCTAGTGTACCGTAACAGAAGTTTCGATGGCATTCAGCGCGCGCTGCATCCCGCGAGCGCATCGTTGCCGCTTCTCACCGTAGCTACGGCTACGCTTCGTCTCGGCGCCGTG carries:
- a CDS encoding Mrp/NBP35 family ATP-binding protein: MIDRDEILKAARGALSDVRHPEHGADVLSAGKVQDLEVSEDGIVRFLFVLGPDDPGTLVRESRAAVESIEGVTRARIDVRLPKTSGDQPKPESRRAESGHRPGTVPAPTPAPGMVPGVHHVVAVSSGKGGVGKSTVAANLAVALAAKGAAVGLLDADVYGPNIPLLFGETGRPRVTGTRGQERIVPMEAHGVRLMSIGFLMDADQPAIMRGPLISGILKQFLEQVEWGELDYLVVDMPPGTGDAQLSLAQSIAIDGAVMVTTPQDVSTADVRRGIRMWERVRTPVLGVVENMAGFVCTSCGEQHDIFGAGGGARLAEEMGVAFLGSVPLDTGVRRSGDEGSPTVLVAPESAAAEAFEAVAERVRESVEAAVHVGA